In Macadamia integrifolia cultivar HAES 741 chromosome 1, SCU_Mint_v3, whole genome shotgun sequence, a single window of DNA contains:
- the LOC122073813 gene encoding transcription factor bHLH51-like, whose product MDKCFLPDWPKEARHHALNRGPFGSLEWPPLPPYASTSLHAYHSFPFSSLSAEAIKEDRATAASKSHSQAEKRRRERINAHLAHLRKLVPRSDKMDKATLLGSVIEHVKNLKIRAEETTQDFLVPTEVDEVTVDFEETDPEPMNSNINKGNISFKASICCEDRPDLFTDIIEALKDLKLTTVKSDIATVGGRVINVMTLSATRNYEEGTTSLKTLKKTIKVALTRVASSSSVTSMNVRSSKRQRTLLPSYHSQSHVDPYEALVCAASGSNSQSHTL is encoded by the exons ATGGACAAATGCTTTCTTCCTGACTGGCCTAAAGAGGCTCGTCACCATGCACTTAATAGAGGACCCTTTGGCAGCCTTGAATGGCCACCGCTCCCTCCCTACGCTAGTACATCACTCCATGCTTATCATAGCTTTCCTTTCTCATCTCTGTCTGCTGAAGCCATCAAAGAAGACAGAGCAACTGCAGCTTCCAAGAGCCACAGCCAAGCTGAGAAGCGCCGCAGGGAGAGGATCAATGCCCACCTTGCTCATCTCAGGAAGCTAGTTCCTCGGTCTGACAAG ATGGACAAGGCTACCTTGTTAGGCAGCGTGATTGAACATGTCAAGAACCTAAAGATAAGGGCAGAAGAGACCACTCAAGACTTCCTAGTCCCTACTGAAGTCGATGAAGTAACTGTCGATTTCGAAGAAACTGATCCAGAGCCCATGAACAGTAACATTAACAAGGGAAACATCTCCTTCAAGGCTTCAATCTGTTGTGAGGATAGGCCAGATCTTTTCACAGATATTATTGAAGCACTCAAAGATCTGAAGCTAACAACAGTTAAGTCAGACATAGCCACTGTTGGTGGTAGGGTTATAAACGTTATGACCCTCAGTGCTACCAGGAATTATGAGGAGGGCACCACCAGCTTAAAGACTCTCAAAAAGACTATCAAAGTAGCTTTGACTAGAGttgcttcatcttcttcagtGACCTCCATGAACGTTCGCTCAAGCAAGAGGCAAAGGACCTTGTTGCCATCTTACCATTCTCAGTCTCACGTTGATCCCTATGAAGCTTTAGTGTGTGCAGCTTCTGGTTCGAATTCTCAATCACACACCCTTTAA